One Cololabis saira isolate AMF1-May2022 chromosome 12, fColSai1.1, whole genome shotgun sequence DNA window includes the following coding sequences:
- the LOC133456314 gene encoding snaclec agkisacutacin subunit A-like, with product MDKVLLCIITASGLSSVCSQPSYQFHFIHEVKNWTEARRFCRDRFTDLAGVRAMDDVNVLYAQSLADPRSTAVHGLWIGLYRDTNGWMWVDGSPSSFMYWDVEEPGSTEACVVANLQQAGRWQDWLCDRKTSFICQNGSHSTQVKEVKKMERVVKVKLGGTSSVDLNYAVTLEELLKQLKQQLKDQGVNPDVKLSWRTLSDGKIFHKDVEQKDKL from the exons ATGGACAAGGTTCTTCTGTGCATCATCACTGCCTCAG GTCTGTCCTCTGTCTGCTCACAACCTTCCTACCAGTTCCACTTCATCCACGAGGTGAAGAACTGGACAGAAGCCCGGCGGTTCTGCAGAGACAGGTTCACGGACCTGGCTGGAGTCCGCGCCATGGACGACGTCAACGTCCTGTACGCGCAGTCGCTGGCAGACCCGCGCTCCACGGCCGTCCAT GGTCTATGGATTGGACTGTACAGGGACACGAATGGCTGGATGTGGGTGGATGGAAGTCCGAGCTCATTCATGTACTGGGACGTGGAGGAACCGGGCTCAACCGAGGCCTGCGTGGTGGCAAACTTACAGCAAGCTGGAAGATGGCAGGACTGGCTATGTGACAGGAAGACCTCATTTATTTGCCAAAATG GTTCCCATTCAACCCAAGTGAAGGAAGTGAAGAAAATGGAGAGAGTGGTGAAAGTGAAGCTGGGGGGAACCTCTTCTGTGGATCTGAACTACGCTGTTACCCTGGAGGAACTGCTGAAGCAG ctcaaacagcagctGAAGGACCAGGGGGTGAACCCAGACGTCAAACTGAGCTGGAGGACGCTGTCCGATGGAAAGATCTTCCACAAGGACGTGGAGCAAAAAGACAAGCTGTAA
- the LOC133456915 gene encoding beta-1,4-galactosyltransferase 4-like, which yields MWFCSAVGDHLYGRRYFLLSFLLVLVLVSIAIFSGETLKIIPVFSSTMQTRKDNLMDQPDNGTSTPDQLYIPTQKGECPVESPLLQGLVKPSFESSLTLMNVENENKGVSEGEYEPSDCTARQSVAIIIPHRRRETHLIYFLYHLHPFLQRQQLHYAIYVVNQAGDATFNRAKLMNVGYLEALKDHSWDCFIFHDVDLIPENDKNVYICDDNRPKHLIFGKNSTGYQLPYQTNFGGVTALTREQFQKVNGFPNLYWGWGGEDDDLYTRVRLHNMKIVRPPADVARYTMMFHKRDPGNEINPMRMKLMQQTHSLMKTDGINSCSYTTQSVERLPLYVNVTVDIGKP from the exons ATGTGGTTCTGTTCAGCTGTCGGGGATCATTTGTACGGAAGGAGATATTTTTTATTAAGCTTTCTCTTAGTTTTGGTCCTGGTTTCGATAGCCATCTTCTCTGGTGAAACTTTGAAAATCATTCCGGTTTTCTCTTCCACAATGCAAACAAGAAAAGACAATCTGATGGATCAACCTGACAACGGGACTTCAACACCTGATCAGCTTTACATTCCAACACAAAAAGGCGAATGCCCAGTGGAGTCTCCATTGCTGC AGGGACTCGTGAAGCCGTCCTTTGAGTCTTCTCTGACATTGATGAATGTAGAAAATGAGAACAAAGGAGTGTCTGAGGGAGAGTATGAGCCCTCGGACTGTACAGCGCGGCAGAGCGTAGCTATCATCATCCCACATCGCAGGCGAGAAACCCACCTCATCTACTTCCTATATCACCTGCACCCATTTCTACAGAGACAGCAACTACACTATGCCATTTATGTCGTCAACCAG GCTGGCGATGCAACTTTTAATCGAGCCAAGCTCATGAATGTAGGGTATTTGGAGGCGCTGAAGGACCACAGTTGGGACTGCTTCATCTTCCATGATGTGGACCTGATTCCTGAAAATGACAAGAATGTATATATCTGCGACGACAATCGGCCCAAACACCTGATATTTGGCAAGAATAGCACAGGATACCA GCTGCCTTACCAAACCAACTTTGGTGGAGTTACCGCTTTGACCAGAGAACAGTTTCAAAAAGTGAATGGTTTTCCAAACCTTTactggggttggggtggggaaGATGATGACCTTTACACAAG GGTTCGGCTGCATAATATGAAGATTGTGCGGCCGCCTGCTGATGTAGCCCGCTATACCATGATGTTTCACAAGCGAGACCCTGGCAATGAGATAAACCCAATGAG gaTGAAGCTCATGCAACAAACACATTCTCTGATGAAAACGGATGGAATCAACAGCTGCTCATATACAACTCAGTCAGTTGAAAGATTGCCGCTTTATGTAAATGTTACTGTGGACATCGGGAAGCCGTAG